One genomic window of Halolamina sediminis includes the following:
- a CDS encoding glycosyltransferase, whose product MALKVLLAPYFDGNQYLDMLDAHLNQQDVETTHESHSHPLWPLAVDALRNNINVIHLHWTHPYFLLGNYSDFERLPFSWLLSAFFAFAFVAQVWLCSYLDIRIVWTVHNRCNHERRHESIDHWVSRRIVGIADAVQVWDERTEQELEAYLGTPLDNIIRIPHGNYAPLYSPTDRDRETCRRELDLDPKKRTFLYFGRIRPYKQVPELLRTWCDLEPSNAQLMIAGNSKDEKTTQTIESLAADRDDVVLDIRYIPDKDLPRYFGACDVAVFPYQDIFNSGSVLLAMTFGRPFVAPRLGAIPSVDPGGNILYDPDDGLGSALERAVQTVRSDLDEVGEQNRSTALDHYDWKDVTVDLISVYRGEALEVQR is encoded by the coding sequence ATGGCTCTAAAAGTCCTTCTCGCTCCATATTTCGATGGGAATCAGTACCTCGACATGCTTGATGCTCATCTCAATCAACAGGATGTGGAAACAACCCACGAGTCGCACAGTCATCCACTCTGGCCGCTCGCCGTTGATGCATTGCGAAACAATATAAACGTCATTCATTTACATTGGACTCACCCATACTTCCTTCTCGGAAATTACAGTGACTTCGAGCGACTCCCTTTCTCTTGGCTCCTATCTGCCTTCTTCGCATTTGCGTTCGTCGCACAAGTGTGGTTGTGCTCGTATCTAGACATTCGTATCGTCTGGACCGTGCATAACCGGTGCAATCACGAGCGCCGACACGAGTCTATCGACCATTGGGTGAGTCGTCGGATCGTCGGTATCGCCGACGCGGTTCAGGTATGGGACGAACGGACCGAGCAAGAATTGGAAGCCTATCTCGGCACACCTTTAGATAACATCATTCGTATCCCACACGGGAACTATGCCCCGCTCTACTCACCTACCGATAGAGACCGTGAAACGTGCCGACGCGAATTGGATCTCGACCCAAAGAAACGGACATTCCTCTACTTTGGACGTATTCGGCCCTACAAGCAGGTTCCTGAGCTCCTCCGGACGTGGTGTGATCTCGAACCTTCGAACGCACAGCTTATGATTGCGGGCAATTCGAAGGATGAGAAGACTACCCAGACTATTGAGTCTCTCGCTGCGGACCGTGACGACGTAGTACTCGATATCCGGTATATCCCTGACAAGGATTTGCCCCGATACTTCGGAGCATGCGATGTGGCTGTGTTCCCGTATCAGGACATCTTCAACTCGGGATCCGTTCTCCTCGCCATGACGTTCGGTCGACCGTTCGTCGCCCCACGACTTGGGGCTATTCCGAGTGTGGACCCGGGAGGGAACATACTCTACGATCCGGACGACGGTTTAGGGAGCGCACTTGAACGAGCGGTGCAGACAGTTCGTTCGGATCTCGACGAGGTCGGGGAACAGAACCGTTCCACTGCTCTCGACCACTACGACTGGAAAGACGTTACAGTGGATTTGATCTCAGTGTATCGAGGCGAAGCTCTGGAGGTTCAGAGGTAA
- a CDS encoding glycosyltransferase family 61 protein: protein MDLSSTPRRALRKLRMDGLGELLTEGWDTLYVDALLYRGMYQNILLEHLDIVTRDELRELPGYVEYEETDARVKYKGRDGLGDDGERFNAVNRFIYEESDALFLGPVGPGITSDGEVISESVAPPPLVERRVGVCLAQSIDENGVRRTLNALSGEVTPDRSFDTAAFVVPPWPNYYHWTMESLLRVRLLEIHGEVTGTYPTLIVPRDRSSWVDETLSLLDYAGPVAGFNGGIAAVDTLVVPTYPDPTPAECRWLRDRMRTGAGIDITESRERVFVARDDATVRRISNRDAVERVLNQYDIDSYLLGELSVREQVELFSNAELVVAPHGAGLTNILYGDDLTVVELFGDKLVATFDRIAENMDHTYQYLECGQDGVDIHVNPDLLNQKLSDLLQ, encoded by the coding sequence ATGGATTTGAGTAGCACTCCGAGACGAGCCCTCCGGAAGCTACGGATGGACGGCCTCGGCGAATTACTTACTGAGGGTTGGGATACTCTCTATGTAGACGCCTTACTTTACCGTGGGATGTACCAAAACATCCTCCTAGAACACCTGGACATAGTAACGCGAGACGAACTTCGAGAACTTCCGGGCTACGTAGAGTACGAAGAAACGGACGCACGCGTGAAGTACAAGGGGAGAGATGGGCTTGGGGACGACGGAGAACGCTTCAATGCTGTTAATCGGTTCATCTACGAGGAGAGTGACGCATTGTTTCTCGGCCCCGTCGGGCCCGGAATCACTTCCGATGGAGAAGTAATCTCGGAGAGCGTCGCACCCCCGCCACTCGTAGAGAGACGCGTAGGTGTTTGTCTTGCACAATCAATAGACGAGAACGGGGTACGTCGTACACTAAACGCTCTCTCTGGGGAGGTCACGCCTGACCGGAGTTTTGACACAGCCGCGTTCGTTGTACCGCCTTGGCCGAATTACTATCACTGGACAATGGAGAGTCTATTGCGCGTACGCTTGCTCGAAATACACGGAGAGGTGACAGGGACATACCCGACACTCATTGTTCCAAGGGACCGCTCGTCATGGGTGGATGAGACGCTTAGTTTGCTCGATTACGCGGGTCCGGTCGCAGGCTTCAACGGTGGTATCGCAGCGGTGGATACTCTGGTCGTACCGACGTACCCAGATCCGACTCCCGCTGAGTGTCGATGGCTCCGTGATCGTATGCGCACCGGTGCCGGTATAGATATCACTGAGTCTCGTGAACGGGTATTTGTCGCGCGCGACGACGCAACCGTCCGCCGCATCTCGAATCGGGATGCAGTCGAGCGCGTTCTCAACCAATACGATATCGATAGTTACCTCCTCGGCGAACTAAGCGTCCGCGAACAGGTCGAACTGTTTTCTAACGCCGAACTCGTGGTAGCACCTCACGGAGCAGGTCTAACAAACATCCTCTACGGCGATGATCTCACGGTCGTAGAACTGTTCGGTGATAAATTAGTTGCAACTTTCGACCGTATCGCCGAAAACATGGACCATACCTATCAGTACCTCGAATGTGGACAGGACGGCGTTGATATTCACGTCAACCCCGATTTGCTTAACCAGAAACTAAGTGATCTCCTGCAATAG
- a CDS encoding sulfatase-like hydrolase/transferase encodes MQPLGFVSMGRPNVLLIVLDSVRGLNVGHLGYPRSTTPNLDDFAERATTYTNARSPGIHSISSHVSIFTGYHVAEHRATAHSASISSGHTIWEVLADEGYQTGLFTPNSIVAESSNLSSFFQEVVGPKRQELLFPEALGPEGVNGDPSYVEYLLESLQSDFPLKATLNGLSREFGRSKGAHDPEREHGGKYVDEFDSWRETRDEPWAACINLMDAHYPYIPQEQFAEWGGGGKIEDLHREAMGGPLTTQYLGDRPFWELEATESLYDDCIKQVDAYFGQLLDRLESASELDDTLVVVTSDHGEGFGEYSALNDAVRLIDHSWGIGDEVSHVPLVVKHPNDDSAETVKTPASLTQFPTVVEDAIAGEKTGFVPQEGHTLTTSYRIEKPGDELPISKGDREPYFGPWHAVCREIGGEVFVDAVRNDDRTRYRPGRDSERNDVTSVDRNFVDKTIQELSDAGIMEGEKEIDQDVEKRLHELGYK; translated from the coding sequence ATGCAACCCCTCGGATTCGTATCCATGGGTCGACCGAACGTCCTTCTCATCGTTCTCGACAGCGTACGCGGCCTAAACGTCGGCCACCTCGGATACCCACGGAGCACGACGCCGAACTTGGACGATTTCGCCGAACGGGCGACGACTTACACGAACGCCCGATCACCCGGTATTCACAGCATCTCTAGTCATGTCAGCATCTTCACCGGCTATCACGTCGCAGAACACCGTGCTACGGCGCATAGTGCGAGCATCTCGTCAGGTCACACGATCTGGGAGGTCCTCGCGGATGAGGGCTATCAGACGGGGCTTTTCACGCCCAACTCGATCGTTGCCGAGTCGTCCAACCTCTCCTCGTTCTTTCAGGAAGTCGTCGGTCCGAAGCGTCAGGAACTGTTATTTCCCGAAGCGCTCGGTCCCGAAGGTGTGAATGGAGACCCCAGCTACGTCGAGTACCTGCTCGAAAGCTTGCAGAGTGACTTCCCACTCAAGGCGACATTGAACGGCCTATCCCGTGAATTCGGGCGTTCAAAAGGAGCTCATGATCCGGAACGGGAGCACGGTGGGAAGTACGTCGACGAATTCGACTCGTGGAGAGAGACCAGAGACGAACCGTGGGCGGCTTGCATCAACCTCATGGATGCACATTACCCGTACATCCCGCAAGAGCAGTTCGCCGAGTGGGGTGGGGGCGGAAAAATCGAGGATCTCCATCGGGAGGCCATGGGCGGGCCACTCACGACACAGTATCTCGGAGATAGGCCGTTTTGGGAACTCGAAGCGACCGAAAGCCTGTACGACGACTGTATCAAGCAGGTAGACGCTTACTTTGGACAACTGTTAGATCGGCTGGAATCAGCTAGCGAACTCGATGATACATTGGTGGTGGTGACTAGTGATCATGGGGAGGGTTTCGGCGAATACAGCGCGTTGAACGACGCGGTACGTCTTATTGATCACAGCTGGGGTATCGGCGATGAAGTCTCTCACGTCCCGTTAGTTGTAAAACACCCCAACGACGACTCCGCCGAAACGGTGAAAACCCCCGCCTCTCTCACCCAGTTTCCCACTGTCGTGGAAGATGCAATAGCGGGGGAGAAAACAGGATTCGTCCCCCAAGAAGGCCACACGCTCACGACATCGTACAGGATCGAGAAACCGGGGGACGAACTTCCGATCTCGAAGGGAGACCGAGAGCCGTATTTCGGTCCGTGGCACGCCGTATGTCGTGAGATAGGGGGAGAAGTTTTCGTCGACGCAGTTCGAAACGACGACCGAACACGGTACCGCCCAGGCCGAGACAGCGAACGAAACGACGTAACATCGGTGGATCGGAATTTTGTAGACAAAACCATTCAGGAACTATCTGACGCCGGTATTATGGAAGGAGAGAAAGAGATCGATCAAGACGTCGAAAAACGTCTTCACGAACTGGGATATAAGTAG
- a CDS encoding oligosaccharide flippase family protein produces MRLGQTSIIHFASRFLASASGFAATVFIGRILGSGGLGTYYLILSLVAWLGIAVKMGVPSSITKRISEGTDDAAYAVAGTSISIVLFVVVSALVLLFRGQVNEYIGHPAAVVVVLFLGVNLAQSITNSVLRGQKLVHISGVFTPIRTGSRSVVQIIGLLGSLGLTALYVGYTAGYLLVTLLGLWVAIKNFQYVRLPRREHYQELVSYAKFSWVGSLRSRAFNWVDVTVLRFFVSASAIGIYTAAWNISVFLILFGGSLSQTLFPEMSSLSADEDSEAVADLFETALAFAGLVLIPGLIGGTILGEQLLQVYGDDFSRGGTVLSVLIVATLIQGYQRQFTTALNAMDRPDIAFRINAVFITANVILNVSLIPYFEVIGAAAATATAVAVSLVAAHYMLSSLVDYSIPLGEIARQWGAAAVMGIVVELGRRGEAAYVNFSYEFVAVAVLVTLGAGVYFISLLALSSRFRKTVVDNLPSRLSGISV; encoded by the coding sequence ATGCGGCTGGGCCAGACCTCCATTATTCACTTCGCATCTCGCTTCCTCGCGTCCGCATCCGGGTTCGCCGCAACGGTGTTCATCGGTCGGATACTCGGCTCAGGGGGTCTTGGGACCTACTACCTGATCCTCTCGCTCGTCGCGTGGTTGGGTATCGCAGTGAAGATGGGAGTCCCCAGTTCGATTACGAAGCGGATCAGCGAAGGGACGGATGACGCCGCATACGCGGTCGCGGGAACGTCAATCAGTATTGTTCTCTTCGTAGTAGTCTCAGCGCTTGTACTACTGTTCCGTGGACAAGTAAACGAGTACATCGGCCACCCGGCTGCAGTGGTCGTTGTCCTGTTCCTAGGGGTGAACTTGGCACAATCGATCACTAATTCTGTTCTCAGGGGACAGAAATTGGTCCACATTTCAGGCGTCTTTACACCAATCCGAACGGGCTCCAGAAGCGTCGTTCAGATCATTGGTTTACTGGGTAGTTTGGGACTCACAGCGCTATATGTCGGTTACACCGCTGGCTATCTGCTTGTCACCCTTCTGGGTCTCTGGGTTGCTATCAAAAACTTCCAGTACGTGAGGCTCCCCCGGCGAGAACACTACCAGGAGCTAGTATCGTACGCAAAGTTTTCGTGGGTCGGGTCGCTTCGATCCCGAGCGTTCAATTGGGTTGACGTGACTGTGCTCAGATTCTTCGTCTCGGCCTCAGCCATCGGAATCTACACAGCAGCGTGGAACATTTCGGTTTTCTTGATACTGTTCGGCGGGTCGTTGAGCCAAACGCTGTTTCCGGAGATGAGTTCGCTTTCTGCCGATGAAGACTCGGAAGCCGTCGCTGACCTCTTCGAAACTGCCCTCGCTTTCGCCGGACTTGTCCTGATTCCTGGCCTCATCGGCGGAACGATCCTCGGGGAACAACTACTCCAAGTGTACGGTGATGACTTCTCCCGTGGAGGGACGGTTCTGTCGGTGCTTATCGTTGCTACCCTTATCCAGGGTTACCAGCGACAGTTTACGACGGCTCTGAACGCCATGGACAGGCCAGATATTGCGTTTCGTATCAACGCAGTGTTTATCACGGCGAACGTGATTCTGAACGTCAGTCTAATACCGTACTTCGAGGTTATCGGCGCAGCGGCAGCAACTGCTACCGCAGTTGCGGTCAGTCTGGTTGCAGCCCACTACATGCTTTCATCACTGGTCGATTACTCCATCCCGCTCGGTGAGATCGCACGACAATGGGGTGCCGCCGCAGTGATGGGAATTGTCGTGGAATTAGGTCGACGGGGCGAAGCCGCGTACGTGAACTTCAGCTACGAGTTCGTGGCAGTAGCGGTGCTCGTTACCCTCGGAGCCGGAGTGTACTTCATCTCCCTACTCGCGCTCTCAAGCCGATTCAGGAAAACGGTCGTCGACAATCTCCCGTCACGGTTGTCGGGAATCAGCGTATAA
- the aglF gene encoding UTP--glucose-1-phosphate uridylyltransferase AglF, which yields MQAVVLAAGEGTRLRPLTEDKPKGMVEVAGKPILTHCFEQLVELGAEKLVVIVGYKKQNIISHFGDEFKGVPITYAHQREQDGLAHALLKAEEHVDQDFMLMLGDNIFQANLEDVVSRQQEDRTDAAFLVEEVPYEEASRYGVCDTNDYGEIQEVVEKPDDPPSNLVMTGFYTFSPAIFHACKLVQPSDRNEYELSDAIDLLIKSGRTIDAIPMEGWRIDVGYPEDRDEAEERLQAGENVM from the coding sequence ATGCAGGCAGTAGTTCTCGCGGCTGGTGAGGGGACGCGCCTCCGCCCGCTGACCGAGGATAAACCGAAGGGTATGGTTGAGGTCGCGGGCAAACCGATCCTCACACACTGCTTCGAGCAGCTGGTGGAGCTCGGCGCCGAGAAGCTCGTGGTCATCGTGGGCTACAAGAAACAGAACATCATCAGCCACTTCGGCGACGAGTTCAAGGGCGTTCCGATCACGTATGCCCACCAGCGCGAGCAGGACGGACTGGCTCATGCGTTGTTGAAGGCGGAGGAGCACGTCGATCAGGACTTCATGCTGATGCTCGGCGACAACATCTTCCAGGCGAACCTGGAGGACGTGGTTAGCCGTCAGCAGGAGGACCGCACCGACGCGGCGTTCCTCGTTGAGGAGGTGCCTTACGAGGAGGCGAGCCGGTACGGCGTCTGTGACACGAACGACTACGGCGAGATACAGGAAGTGGTCGAGAAGCCCGACGACCCGCCGAGCAATCTGGTGATGACTGGCTTCTACACGTTTTCGCCCGCAATCTTCCACGCGTGTAAACTGGTGCAGCCTTCCGACCGTAACGAGTACGAGCTTTCGGACGCTATTGATTTGTTGATCAAGAGCGGGCGGACGATCGACGCGATTCCGATGGAAGGCTGGCGGATCGACGTTGGGTATCCGGAGGATCGGGACGAGGCAGAGGAGCGGTTGCAGGCTGGGGAGAACGTCATGTAG
- the aglM gene encoding UDP-glucose 6-dehydrogenase AglM, producing the protein MHLSIVGSGYVGTTVAACFADLGHQVTNIDVDQSVVDTINAGEAPIHEEGLQELVDAHAGENSTNRLRATTDYDAVLNTDVTFLCLPTPQAEDGSIDLSIMANGAEQLGETLAEKADHHTVVVKSTVVPGTTEEEIAPLLQNPSERADSGTVGAGMNPEFLREGTAVHDFLHPDKVVLGADNERTREDMHAVFAPLLDQHDAPVVETDTRTAEMTKYANNAFLASKVSLINDIGNICKQFDIDAYEVADAIGLDDRIGEQFLRSGLGWGGSCFPKDTRAIIHAAEESGYEPAILNAAVEVNDGQPERLLELLDEHLDVDGERVAVLGLSFKPGTDDIRNARSIPVIEKLQQRNASITAYDPVAADEMRERFPGIEYADSAGDALDGASAALIVTEWDEFAALDEEFESMNRKLVVDGRRVDLPIEERDLEYEGLCW; encoded by the coding sequence ATGCACCTCTCCATCGTCGGCAGCGGCTACGTCGGCACAACCGTCGCCGCCTGTTTCGCCGACCTCGGCCACCAGGTCACCAACATCGACGTCGACCAGTCCGTCGTCGACACGATCAACGCCGGGGAGGCTCCGATTCACGAAGAAGGACTCCAAGAGCTCGTTGACGCCCACGCGGGCGAGAACTCAACCAACCGCCTCCGCGCGACGACCGACTACGACGCGGTCCTCAACACCGACGTCACGTTCCTCTGTCTCCCCACGCCGCAGGCCGAGGACGGGAGCATCGATCTCTCGATAATGGCCAACGGAGCCGAACAACTGGGCGAAACCCTCGCAGAGAAGGCAGACCACCACACTGTCGTCGTAAAGAGCACCGTCGTCCCCGGCACCACCGAGGAAGAGATCGCACCGCTCCTCCAGAACCCCTCCGAGCGAGCCGACAGCGGAACCGTCGGCGCCGGCATGAACCCCGAGTTCCTCCGGGAAGGCACGGCCGTCCACGACTTCCTACATCCCGACAAAGTCGTCCTCGGCGCCGATAACGAGCGCACGCGCGAGGATATGCACGCAGTGTTCGCCCCGTTGCTCGACCAGCACGACGCGCCGGTCGTCGAGACCGACACCCGAACCGCCGAAATGACCAAGTATGCGAACAACGCCTTCCTCGCGTCGAAGGTCTCGCTGATCAACGACATCGGGAACATCTGCAAGCAGTTCGACATCGACGCCTACGAGGTCGCCGACGCGATTGGTCTCGACGATCGGATCGGCGAGCAGTTCCTGCGCAGCGGTCTCGGATGGGGCGGCAGCTGCTTCCCGAAGGACACCCGCGCGATCATCCACGCCGCCGAGGAATCGGGCTACGAGCCGGCGATTCTCAACGCCGCCGTCGAGGTCAACGACGGGCAGCCCGAACGCTTGCTCGAACTGCTCGACGAACACCTTGACGTCGACGGTGAGCGCGTCGCCGTGCTCGGACTCTCGTTCAAGCCCGGTACCGACGACATCCGGAACGCACGCTCGATCCCCGTTATCGAAAAACTCCAGCAGCGGAACGCCTCCATCACCGCCTACGACCCCGTCGCCGCCGACGAGATGCGCGAGCGATTCCCGGGGATCGAGTACGCCGATTCGGCCGGTGACGCGCTCGACGGCGCGAGCGCGGCGCTGATCGTCACAGAGTGGGACGAGTTCGCCGCCCTGGACGAGGAGTTCGAGTCGATGAATCGAAAGCTCGTCGTCGATGGCCGTCGTGTCGACCTCCCCATCGAGGAGCGCGACCTCGAGTACGAAGGCCTCTGTTGGTGA
- a CDS encoding HVO_A0114 family putative DNA-binding protein, with translation MTTDTLQITYGQRDELREAGRERLERALDGETGDAVEQDDRFVLDFESYADVARLMRTSNLELLEAIVEAEPASISEAARAVDRDYKEVHRNLQELENLGVVEFEQEGASKKPILRGGAKTIDFSLQLPGDVSGDRTGASA, from the coding sequence ATGACTACCGACACGCTACAGATCACGTACGGACAGCGCGACGAACTCCGCGAGGCGGGCCGTGAGCGACTCGAACGAGCGCTCGACGGCGAGACCGGCGACGCCGTCGAGCAGGACGATCGGTTCGTTCTGGACTTCGAGAGCTACGCCGACGTCGCTCGGCTGATGCGGACCTCGAACCTCGAGCTACTGGAGGCGATCGTCGAGGCGGAGCCGGCGAGCATTAGCGAGGCCGCACGAGCCGTCGACCGGGACTACAAAGAGGTGCACCGGAACCTGCAGGAGCTGGAAAACCTCGGCGTCGTCGAGTTCGAACAGGAAGGTGCGAGCAAAAAGCCGATCCTCCGTGGGGGAGCGAAGACCATCGACTTCTCGTTGCAGCTCCCCGGAGACGTGAGTGGGGATCGGACTGGCGCGTCTGCATAG
- a CDS encoding HVO_A0114 family putative DNA-binding protein, translating into MDRTEDAMEAALEGNLPDEAPPSRVTFEDPDELMRVFSPRAIELLRTIAQEEPASMRAAARLVDRDIKDVSRNLNQLEQFGVVEFEQEGRSKRPMVPFDDIEVHLSLRDDPESGDRSEAPA; encoded by the coding sequence ATGGATCGAACGGAGGATGCGATGGAGGCTGCCCTCGAAGGTAACCTTCCGGACGAAGCGCCGCCGAGTCGGGTCACGTTTGAGGATCCGGACGAACTCATGCGTGTGTTTAGTCCGCGCGCTATCGAGCTCCTTCGCACGATTGCCCAAGAGGAGCCCGCCAGTATGCGTGCGGCGGCGCGACTGGTGGACCGGGACATCAAAGACGTTTCCCGGAACCTGAATCAGCTGGAACAGTTCGGCGTCGTCGAGTTCGAACAGGAGGGCCGCTCGAAGCGGCCAATGGTTCCGTTCGACGACATCGAGGTCCACCTGTCGCTTCGAGACGATCCGGAATCCGGTGATCGGTCCGAAGCACCCGCGTAG
- a CDS encoding toxin-antitoxin system TumE family protein: protein MAPADDVMELVDERFKPDGNTIVRIRILAVQDSEKFPDGVKYRLHYGTVGGDTIVRYDNSHGVHERHTADGLDDDYEFPGYSEVQARFRWETDVLGP from the coding sequence ATGGCACCTGCCGACGACGTGATGGAGCTCGTCGATGAGCGTTTCAAGCCGGATGGGAACACCATCGTTCGAATCCGCATCCTCGCGGTTCAGGACTCGGAGAAGTTCCCTGATGGCGTGAAATACCGGCTCCACTACGGCACAGTCGGCGGCGACACTATCGTCCGATACGATAATTCCCACGGCGTCCACGAACGGCACACGGCGGACGGATTGGACGATGACTACGAATTCCCAGGGTACAGCGAGGTACAAGCCCGTTTTCGGTGGGAGACCGATGTACTCGGGCCATAG
- the aglJ gene encoding S-layer glycoprotein N-glycosyltransferase AglJ, which translates to MPDLERVTVLLPTYDEAATVGDVVDGFREQGFDDVLVMDGDSEDDTRQIAREHGARVEIQSASGKGQAIREAVREHIDREYVLMADGDGTYRPEEADRMLAPLDDGYEHVIGDRFADMEAGAMTRLNQVGNKLTNRLFSVIHGERFDDILSGYRAFSRDSFDRLRLSADGFGIETEMAVECAKQGIPTAVVPITYLERPAGSNTNLHPIRDGGIIFLELFRRAKTSNPLFYFGSVGVASGLGGTAIAAFVAIEWFVYGVPHQIWALAGAAGILLGVQLLMFGVLSDLILTLHREQLDRIDSIAGKE; encoded by the coding sequence ATGCCCGACCTCGAGCGCGTCACCGTCCTCCTGCCCACCTACGACGAGGCCGCCACCGTCGGCGACGTCGTCGACGGCTTCCGCGAGCAGGGGTTCGACGACGTGCTCGTGATGGACGGCGACTCGGAGGACGACACCCGCCAAATCGCCCGCGAGCACGGCGCCCGGGTCGAGATACAGTCCGCCTCGGGCAAGGGACAGGCCATCCGCGAGGCCGTCCGCGAACACATCGACCGCGAGTACGTCCTGATGGCCGACGGCGACGGCACCTACCGCCCCGAGGAAGCTGACCGCATGCTCGCCCCCCTCGACGACGGGTACGAGCACGTCATCGGCGACCGCTTCGCCGACATGGAGGCGGGCGCGATGACCCGCCTGAATCAGGTCGGCAACAAGCTCACCAACCGGCTGTTCAGCGTCATCCACGGCGAGCGCTTCGACGACATCCTCAGCGGCTACCGGGCGTTCAGCCGCGACTCCTTCGACCGCCTGCGACTCTCGGCGGACGGGTTCGGTATCGAGACCGAGATGGCCGTCGAGTGCGCGAAGCAGGGGATCCCCACCGCGGTCGTCCCGATCACCTACCTCGAACGCCCCGCGGGCTCGAACACCAACCTTCACCCAATCCGGGACGGCGGGATCATCTTCCTCGAGCTGTTCCGCCGCGCGAAGACGAGCAATCCGCTGTTCTACTTCGGCAGCGTCGGCGTCGCCTCCGGGCTCGGCGGCACCGCGATCGCCGCCTTCGTCGCGATCGAGTGGTTCGTCTACGGCGTCCCCCACCAGATCTGGGCGCTGGCCGGCGCCGCCGGCATCCTGCTCGGCGTCCAGCTGCTGATGTTCGGCGTCCTCTCGGACCTGATCCTCACCCTCCACCGCGAACAGCTCGACCGGATCGACTCCATCGCCGGCAAGGAGTGA
- a CDS encoding ribbon-helix-helix domain-containing protein has translation MTDYTTVSIPTELAERVDETIEGTSFSSTSDLVRFLLRSIVIKHQERGELTEAEFEEIAQQLEDLGYLE, from the coding sequence ATGACCGACTACACGACCGTCTCGATCCCCACCGAGCTCGCCGAGCGCGTCGACGAGACGATAGAGGGGACGAGCTTCTCCAGCACGAGCGACCTCGTTCGGTTCCTGCTGCGCAGCATCGTGATCAAACATCAGGAACGCGGGGAGCTCACGGAGGCTGAGTTCGAGGAGATCGCTCAGCAGCTCGAAGATTTAGGTTATCTGGAGTGA
- a CDS encoding DUF7503 family protein, with amino-acid sequence MSELKSFLADNPKMMGVLFTMMLFLSQAGSVVAGHSSPTAGP; translated from the coding sequence ATGTCCGAACTCAAGTCGTTCCTGGCCGACAACCCGAAGATGATGGGCGTCCTGTTCACGATGATGCTGTTCCTCTCGCAGGCGGGTAGTGTCGTCGCTGGGCACTCAAGCCCCACCGCTGGCCCCTGA